The sequence CTGATCTCGCCGTCTACCTGCCCAGACGGCATGAGCTGGGCGGGATCGGGTAGCCGGGGCCGCAGGCCGACCGGACCGACCGGCGGCCGTACGGGAGGTGGAGATGCGTGCCCTGCTCTGGGTCGTCGGCGTGGTCGCCGGCGTACTGATCCTGCTCGGGCTGCTCCTCGAGGCGGTCCGCTGGCTGGTCATCATCGGCGTGATCGCCCTCGCCGCGGTGATCGTGCTGGGCTTCCTGCGCGGTCGCCAGGCGGTCCGCAACTACCCCGGCCGCCATTAGCCGGGGCGAGCCCGCCGCCCGCGGCGCAGCCGACCCGGTCAGGGTCGGGCTGATCCGTCTGCGCTCTCAGCCCGACAGGGCGCGGAGCACGTCCAGGTTCCCGCCGCCCCGGCCGGCGTCACGTTCCGATGGATTTCGGCGGTAGGCCCCCGGGTCAGGCCGCGACGAGAGCCCGGGCCGGACGGTCGCCGGTGTCGTCGAGCGGGGCGGTCGGGGTGGCGGGCCGGCGGCGGTTGGGCAGGGCCAACCGGAAGACCTTCCGCCAGGCCGAGAAGACCTGCCGGGGCAGTGACCCGGTGGTGTACTTCAGCCCGTACCGGTCGAACAGCGCCCGCACCTCGGGGGCGATCTCCTGGTAGCGGTTGCTCGGCAGGTCGGGGAAGAGGTGGTGCTCGATCTGGAACGACAGGTTGCCGGTCATGATGTGCAGCAGCCGGCTGCCGCTGATGTTGGCCGAACCGAGCATCTGCCGCACGTACCACTCCCCTCGGCTCTCGCCCTCGATGGAGGACTTCTCGAAGGTCTCCACGCCCTCCGGGAAGTGCCCACACATGATCACCGAGTGGCTCCACAGGTTGCGGATCAGGTTCGCGGTGAAGGTGGCGGCCATGGTGTGGAAGAACGACGGGCCGGACAGCAGCGGGTGCACGATGTAGTCCTTGAGGACCTGGCGACGGATCTTCCGGCCGACCGCGCGGACCCGGGCCCGGAACTGCGGGTCCTTGTGCCGCCCGTCCTTGAGGTTCTCCGCCAGGTCGAGGTCGTACGCGGCGATGCCGTACTCGAAGAAGCAGGCGTTGACGAAGTTGTACAGCGGCTGGCCCAGATACGCCGGGTGCCAGGGCTGGTCCTCGTCGACCCGCATGATGCCGTAGCCGAGGTCGTTGTCCTTGCCGACGACGTTGGTGAACCGGTGGTGCAGCTCGTTGTGCGAGCGCTTCCACTGGTCGGCCGGGGAGACATGGTCCCACTCCCAACTGGCGGAGTGGATCTTCGGGTCACGCATCCAGTCCCACTGGCCGTGCAGGATGTTGTGCCCGATCTCCATGTTCTCCAGGATCTTCGCCACCGAGAGCCCGGCGGTGCCGACGATCCAGGCCGGCGGGAACAGCGAGAACAGCAGCACCACCCGGCTGCCGATCTCCAGCTTGCGCTGGGTCGAGATGACCTTCCGGATGTAGGCGGCGTCGCGCTCGCCCCGAGAGGCGATCACCCGCTCCCGGATGGCGTCGAGTTCCCTGCCGAGGGTCTCGATGTCCTCGGCGGTGAGGTGGGCGATCGGGTTGGCGGCCTTCTTCTGGATGACGGTCACGTCGGCGGGTCTCCGATCAGATTTCGAGTTCGCACGGGCCGGCCGCGGCAGACACGCAGGTCTGTACGCGCACGCCGTCGCCCGGCAGGGCGGTGGTGAGCTGGCCGTTGCGCAGGTCGCGGACCGCGCCCTCGCGCAGCGGCAGGACGCAGCCGAAGCAGATGCCCATCCGGCAGCCCGACGGCATCAGCACCCCGGCGTTCTCGCCGGCGTCGAGCAGCGGGGTCGCGCCGGCCGCCTCGACCGTCACCGACGACCGGGTGAAGGTGACCGTCCCGCCGTCACCGGCGGTGATCACGGTGGGGCGGAACCGCTCGGTGTGCAGCCGCTCGGCCCGGCCCCGGGCCGACCAGTGCGCCTCGACCGCGTCGAGCAGCCCCAGCGGGCCGCAGGCCCAGGTCCGCCGGTCCAGATGGTCGGGCACCAGGGTGTCGAGTTCGGCCACCTCCAGCAGGCCCTCGACGCTGGTGTGCCGCTCCACCAGCCGGATCCCGCCCCGCTCGGCGAGGCCGCGCAGCTCCGCGCCGAAGACCACGTCGGCCGCGGTGGGCGCCGAGTGGACCAGTACCACGTCGCTGCCGGCCAGCGCGCCGGAGCGCAGCATTCCGGCCACCGGGGTGATGCCGCTGCCTGCGGTGAGGAACAGCACCCGCGACGGCGCGGGCTGCGGCAGCACGAAGTCGCCGCGCGCCTGGTCGAGCTGCACGATCGTGCCCGGCCGGACCCGGCGGACCAAATGGTTGCTGACCACACCGTCGGGGATCGCCTTGACCGTCACCGAGATCGGGTCGGTGCGACGGCCCGCGACGGAGGTCACCGAGTAGGCCCGCCACTGCCGGACCCCGTCGACGTCGACGCCGAGCCGGATGTACTGGCCCGGGACGTGCCCGCGCCAGCTGCGCCCGGGCTGGATCACCAGGGTCGCCGCGTCCCGGGTCTCCGGGCGGACCGCGACGATCCGGCCGCGCAGGTCGGCGCCGGCCCGCAGCGGGGCGACCAGGTCGAGGTAGTCCCCGGGCAGCACCGGCGTGGTCACCGTCTCGGCGAGCCGCCACAGGCGGCGCCGCAGGGATCCGTTGGTGGTGCCCGGTCGCGGAACGGTGGCGGTCATAGGACGATGGTCGCGGCGCGGGGGCATAAAATCTTGGCCTGCGAAGGTAAAGCAATCCATCCCTTTTGTGCGGGGAGAACAACTGTGGCGGAAACCTCCGGCACCACCAATCGGGCAGCCCGCCTTGAGCTGGACGAGCGGGTGGCCCGCGAACTGCGCGCCCGGCTACCGCTCGTCGCCGGGCGGACCGTCACCGCGATCACGGGCGAGGTGCCCAGCTACTCCGGCACCCTGACCGGCCAGATGCGTGACAAGATCGAAAACGCGGTGCAGATCGCGCTGGGCACGTTCCTGCAACTGCTCGAACGGTCCCAGGCCAGCGACCCCAGCACCCCCCTGGTCCCGGCGCTGGAGGCAGCGTACGCCCTGGGCAGCGGCGAGGCCCGCTCCGGCCGTAGCGTCGACGCGCTGCTGGCCGCGTACCGGGTCGGCGCCCGGGTCTCCTGGCGGGAGTTGGCCGCCTCCGCCGTGGGCATCGGGCTGCCCGCCGCCACGGTCGCCGAGTTCGCCGAGCTGATGTTCGCCTACATCGACGAGCTCTCCGCGGCCAGCGTGGCCGGGCACGCCGACGAGCTGGCCAGCGTGGGCCGGGCCCGCCGGCGGAACCTGGAACGGCTCACCCAGCAGTTGCTGGTCGGCGAGGCGGAGGACGTCCTGATACGCAGCGCGCAGCGGGCCGGCTGGCCGGTGCCGCAGACGCTCACCGTCGCGCTGCTGCCGCAGGCGAAGCTGCGCGGGGCGCTCGCGCTGCTGGACGAGCACACCCTGGAGAGCAGCGAGGAGCTGCCGGCGGGCGAGCCCGGTGAGGAGGCGGCGGTGCTGCTGATACCGGACGTGCACGGCGACCGGCGGCGGCAGCTCGCCCGGATGTTGCACGGCCGCCGCGCGGTGCTGGGACCGGCCCGGCCCTGGGCGCGGGCCTGTTCGTCCTACCGGCGCGTGGTCCGGGTGGTCGCCCTGGGCATCGCCGGTCCCAGCGACGGCGAGCCGCTGGACACCGACCGGCACCTGGCCGAGGTGCTGCTCAGCGCCGATGTCGAGGCGCTCGCCGACCTGCGCGCCCGGGTCCTGCTACCGCTGGCCACGCTGCCCGCGGCCACCGCCGAACGGCTCACCGAGACGTTGCGCTCCTGGCTGCTGCACCAGGGGCGGCGCGACGACGTCGCCGCCGACCTGTTCGTCCATCCGCAGACGGTGCGCTACCGGATGGGGCAGCTGCGTCAGCTGTACGGCGAGCGGCTCACCGATCCGCGGAGCCTGCTGGACCTGACCGTCGCGCTCGCGCTACCCGCCGGCATCCCCCCGCCGGCCTGACCGGCCCGGGCGGTGGTCGCGGTTCAGTCGAAGGCCGTCGGCCCCAGCAGGCGGATCTCCTCGACGTCCAGCCTGGCCTGCAACTCGCGCAGCACGGTGTCGTCGATCTCCTGGCGGTCACGCATCCGGATGATCTCGCTTCGCTTGTGTTCCAGCGCGGCCAGCCGCAGTCGACGCTCCGTCTCGC is a genomic window of Micromonospora tarapacensis containing:
- a CDS encoding ferredoxin reductase, which codes for MTATVPRPGTTNGSLRRRLWRLAETVTTPVLPGDYLDLVAPLRAGADLRGRIVAVRPETRDAATLVIQPGRSWRGHVPGQYIRLGVDVDGVRQWRAYSVTSVAGRRTDPISVTVKAIPDGVVSNHLVRRVRPGTIVQLDQARGDFVLPQPAPSRVLFLTAGSGITPVAGMLRSGALAGSDVVLVHSAPTAADVVFGAELRGLAERGGIRLVERHTSVEGLLEVAELDTLVPDHLDRRTWACGPLGLLDAVEAHWSARGRAERLHTERFRPTVITAGDGGTVTFTRSSVTVEAAGATPLLDAGENAGVLMPSGCRMGICFGCVLPLREGAVRDLRNGQLTTALPGDGVRVQTCVSAAAGPCELEI
- a CDS encoding fatty acid desaturase family protein translates to MTVIQKKAANPIAHLTAEDIETLGRELDAIRERVIASRGERDAAYIRKVISTQRKLEIGSRVVLLFSLFPPAWIVGTAGLSVAKILENMEIGHNILHGQWDWMRDPKIHSASWEWDHVSPADQWKRSHNELHHRFTNVVGKDNDLGYGIMRVDEDQPWHPAYLGQPLYNFVNACFFEYGIAAYDLDLAENLKDGRHKDPQFRARVRAVGRKIRRQVLKDYIVHPLLSGPSFFHTMAATFTANLIRNLWSHSVIMCGHFPEGVETFEKSSIEGESRGEWYVRQMLGSANISGSRLLHIMTGNLSFQIEHHLFPDLPSNRYQEIAPEVRALFDRYGLKYTTGSLPRQVFSAWRKVFRLALPNRRRPATPTAPLDDTGDRPARALVAA
- a CDS encoding PucR family transcriptional regulator; this encodes MAETSGTTNRAARLELDERVARELRARLPLVAGRTVTAITGEVPSYSGTLTGQMRDKIENAVQIALGTFLQLLERSQASDPSTPLVPALEAAYALGSGEARSGRSVDALLAAYRVGARVSWRELAASAVGIGLPAATVAEFAELMFAYIDELSAASVAGHADELASVGRARRRNLERLTQQLLVGEAEDVLIRSAQRAGWPVPQTLTVALLPQAKLRGALALLDEHTLESSEELPAGEPGEEAAVLLIPDVHGDRRRQLARMLHGRRAVLGPARPWARACSSYRRVVRVVALGIAGPSDGEPLDTDRHLAEVLLSADVEALADLRARVLLPLATLPAATAERLTETLRSWLLHQGRRDDVAADLFVHPQTVRYRMGQLRQLYGERLTDPRSLLDLTVALALPAGIPPPA